From one Anaerococcus prevotii DSM 20548 genomic stretch:
- a CDS encoding alpha/beta hydrolase produces the protein MRRKLKIGLGVFVAIIIILFVAFSIFIGKATFDGMTENVSREVTNKELISYKEDYDDFAEGKDSKEIKIKSSEDGHEIPAIFIKNPKAKGICIMVHGMGGTKYSLYPQGQIFYDLGFSLLFYDQRNSGENLAPYNTYGVLESFDCLDAIAYIKKEYPDEKIILYGESYGGATSLIAASRDSSNIDYLILDCPLGDSREMVDDVLAKVEEKEKIPQSFMSFLGNSFLKMKLGLGLEDIDSTKWARQADISSPVLVINSKADTMTPYHMGREVYESINSSKKEIYTGEDFGHCEFSKIDPEGFKNLIGTFLDKY, from the coding sequence ATGAGGAGAAAACTTAAGATTGGTCTTGGTGTCTTTGTAGCTATAATCATAATTCTTTTTGTCGCTTTTTCTATCTTTATCGGCAAGGCTACCTTTGATGGGATGACTGAAAATGTAAGTAGGGAAGTGACTAATAAGGAGCTTATTTCTTATAAAGAAGATTACGATGACTTTGCTGAAGGAAAAGATAGCAAAGAAATTAAGATAAAATCAAGCGAAGATGGACATGAAATTCCTGCTATTTTTATCAAAAATCCTAAAGCTAAGGGGATTTGTATCATGGTTCACGGTATGGGAGGGACTAAGTATTCTCTCTATCCTCAAGGTCAGATTTTCTATGACTTAGGATTTTCTCTTTTATTCTATGATCAGAGAAATTCTGGGGAGAATCTCGCTCCTTACAATACCTATGGGGTCCTTGAATCCTTTGATTGTTTGGATGCGATTGCTTACATAAAAAAGGAATATCCAGATGAGAAGATTATCCTTTACGGCGAATCCTATGGAGGAGCGACTAGTCTTATTGCTGCTAGTAGGGATAGTTCAAATATTGACTACCTAATCTTAGACTGCCCTCTTGGAGATAGTAGAGAAATGGTAGATGATGTTCTAGCGAAAGTCGAAGAAAAGGAGAAGATTCCTCAAAGTTTCATGAGTTTTTTGGGAAACTCCTTCCTAAAGATGAAATTAGGGCTTGGCCTAGAAGATATAGACTCTACTAAGTGGGCAAGACAGGCAGATATCTCAAGCCCTGTTCTTGTAATTAATTCAAAGGCTGATACTATGACCCCTTACCATATGGGTAGGGAGGTATATGAGTCTATAAACTCAAGCAAGAAAGAAATCTATACAGGAGAAGACTTCGGCCACTGTGAGTTTTCAAAGATTGATCCCGAAGGCTTTAAGAATCTTATAGGAACTTTCCTAGATAAATATTAA
- a CDS encoding tryptophan transporter produces the protein MKTRNLTISAIFMALGLVMHFLVPPIFGGVKPDFLLSMMFISLIIAGDIKEAILIGVAGGIMSALTTSFPGGQIPNFIEKIIVAIVIFILIQKFGKDLNKYQIIFIYAFGTLVSGVLFLLLALGITKQMNLFLPSLPVVLVAMVVNSIFGLILMNAYKKIEKMI, from the coding sequence ATGAAAACTAGAAACTTAACTATATCGGCAATATTTATGGCACTTGGACTTGTGATGCACTTTTTGGTTCCACCAATCTTTGGAGGAGTAAAACCTGACTTTCTCTTGTCCATGATGTTTATATCCCTTATCATAGCAGGTGATATCAAGGAGGCTATCCTTATTGGAGTAGCGGGTGGGATAATGAGCGCTCTTACAACAAGCTTTCCAGGCGGACAAATACCAAATTTTATAGAGAAAATTATAGTTGCTATTGTGATATTTATTTTAATTCAAAAATTTGGCAAAGATTTAAACAAATATCAAATAATCTTTATCTACGCCTTCGGCACCCTAGTAAGTGGAGTATTATTTTTGCTTCTAGCCTTAGGGATTACTAAACAAATGAATCTATTTCTCCCATCCCTTCCAGTAGTTCTCGTAGCTATGGTAGTTAATTCGATTTTTGGATTGATACTTATGAATGCTTACAAGAAAATAGAAAAAATGATTTGA
- a CDS encoding M18 family aminopeptidase, giving the protein MNSLEFIKDLIKFIDDSPVSYYAVENARKILKENGYTELFENEKWDIKAKGKYFVVRDGTALFAINLGEDLRDGFDIIGSHTESPTFKVKSNPEMAENGYLKLNVEVYGGMIYSTWLDRTLSLAGKVVYEKEGKLVSSLINIDKDLLTIPNAAIHMNRTVNKDFAYNPQDNLYPIITTIKDKAQKDGYIQKIIGEELGIDPKAIIDYDLSLYDRQKGTIINDMYQIGRIDNLGSVHASLMAFVNSDSTKTNALILNDNEEIGSRTRTGAFSPFLGDCLKRFTLLSGGNEEDYQIAIENSFLISADQAHAIHPNFKGFSDPTNEVRMNEGLVIKIAANGAYSTNISSKARIIKIARDLGLKLQTFHNRNDKQGGSTIGPIASANLGIRSIDVGEPILAMHSIRELGGIEDHMDAYKIYKRFYEED; this is encoded by the coding sequence ATGAATAGTTTAGAATTTATAAAAGATTTAATAAAATTTATTGATGATAGTCCAGTTTCCTATTATGCAGTAGAAAATGCTCGTAAGATTTTAAAGGAAAATGGATACACAGAACTTTTTGAAAATGAAAAGTGGGATATCAAAGCAAAGGGCAAATATTTTGTAGTTCGTGACGGAACTGCTCTTTTTGCCATAAATCTCGGAGAAGATTTAAGAGATGGTTTTGATATAATTGGTTCCCACACAGAAAGCCCGACTTTTAAAGTAAAATCCAATCCAGAAATGGCAGAAAATGGATATCTCAAGCTAAATGTTGAAGTGTATGGAGGGATGATTTATTCGACATGGCTTGATAGGACTTTATCACTTGCGGGAAAAGTTGTATATGAAAAAGAAGGCAAGCTAGTGTCTAGTCTGATAAATATAGATAAAGACCTACTAACAATACCAAATGCTGCAATTCATATGAATAGGACTGTAAACAAGGACTTTGCTTACAATCCTCAGGACAATTTGTATCCTATCATTACTACTATAAAAGATAAGGCTCAAAAGGATGGATACATTCAAAAAATTATAGGAGAAGAGCTAGGAATTGACCCAAAAGCCATAATAGATTATGATTTGTCCTTGTACGATAGACAAAAAGGAACAATTATAAATGACATGTATCAAATAGGTAGGATTGACAACCTTGGATCTGTCCATGCCTCTCTTATGGCCTTTGTAAATTCCGATTCTACAAAGACAAATGCCTTAATCTTAAATGATAACGAGGAGATTGGTTCAAGGACAAGGACAGGGGCCTTCTCACCATTTTTAGGAGATTGCCTAAAAAGATTTACCCTTTTAAGTGGGGGAAATGAGGAAGATTATCAAATAGCAATTGAAAACTCATTTTTGATAAGTGCCGACCAAGCCCACGCAATCCACCCAAACTTCAAAGGATTTTCTGATCCAACCAATGAAGTAAGGATGAATGAGGGACTTGTGATAAAAATTGCTGCAAATGGTGCCTATAGTACAAATATTTCTAGCAAGGCAAGAATTATTAAAATTGCAAGAGACTTAGGATTAAAGCTTCAAACTTTCCACAATAGAAACGACAAACAAGGTGGTTCTACTATTGGTCCTATAGCCTCAGCAAATTTGGGTATAAGAAGTATAGATGTCGGTGAGCCAATCCTTGCCATGCATTCCATAAGAGAGCTTGGAGGAATAGAGGATCATATGGACGCCTATAAGATTTACAAGAGATTTTACGAGGAGGACTAA
- a CDS encoding MTH1187 family thiamine-binding protein: MAVVEVCLIPIGTKETSVSKYVAEAEKILMAEGVKYKLNPMGTVIEADADKALEVIRKMQESVFDKGADRVYSVIKMDDRRDKKASMEQKIKSVEDKL; this comes from the coding sequence ATGGCAGTAGTAGAAGTATGCCTAATACCAATAGGAACAAAAGAAACATCAGTAAGCAAGTACGTAGCAGAAGCTGAGAAAATCCTTATGGCAGAAGGGGTAAAATATAAACTAAACCCTATGGGAACAGTAATAGAGGCAGATGCTGACAAGGCGTTAGAAGTTATAAGAAAAATGCAAGAATCTGTCTTTGACAAGGGGGCAGATAGGGTGTATTCTGTCATCAAAATGGACGATAGAAGAGATAAGAAGGCTTCTATGGAGCAAAAAATCAAGTCAGTAGAGGATAAACTATAA
- a CDS encoding ABC transporter permease — translation MIKNNKIAINIGKFIIGFYFIVFLVSIFWTPYNPNAIETSQKLLSPSLAHPFGTDNMGRDILSRLMEGSKYAIVLSFGTVGLALILGSIIGACAGYFGGRVDEILMRFIDSLMAFPGILFAMMLVSVFGSGLINTIFAIGIMSIPYFARVVRSGFLQVKNAQFVKSAVVKGAGPVYIAINHIMPNIKNQVMVAIVLSISQAILAESGLSYLGLGVRPPDPSWGRMLKESQIYFNQAPYYFIATGICLSLLVLGFTLYGEKFRNERLKEKAGR, via the coding sequence ATGATAAAGAATAACAAAATAGCAATTAATATAGGAAAATTTATCATAGGCTTCTATTTTATAGTCTTTCTTGTATCCATATTTTGGACTCCCTATAATCCAAATGCTATCGAGACTAGCCAGAAACTTTTATCTCCAAGCCTCGCCCATCCCTTTGGGACTGATAATATGGGCAGAGATATCCTATCAAGACTTATGGAAGGAAGTAAGTACGCCATAGTTCTTTCCTTTGGGACGGTAGGCCTTGCCCTAATCTTAGGTTCTATTATAGGAGCTTGTGCAGGTTATTTTGGAGGAAGGGTTGACGAGATCCTCATGCGTTTTATAGATTCCCTTATGGCCTTTCCGGGAATACTTTTTGCCATGATGCTGGTATCTGTCTTTGGTTCAGGCCTAATTAATACAATTTTTGCTATAGGAATCATGTCTATTCCTTATTTTGCAAGAGTTGTAAGAAGTGGATTCCTCCAAGTTAAAAACGCCCAGTTCGTAAAATCAGCTGTAGTAAAGGGAGCAGGACCTGTTTATATAGCGATAAATCATATCATGCCTAATATCAAAAACCAAGTCATGGTTGCCATAGTCCTTTCTATCTCCCAAGCCATCCTTGCAGAAAGTGGCTTATCCTACCTAGGTCTTGGAGTTAGGCCACCAGATCCTTCTTGGGGAAGGATGCTAAAGGAGAGTCAAATTTACTTTAACCAGGCCCCTTATTATTTTATAGCGACAGGAATTTGTCTAAGCCTCTTGGTTTTAGGCTTTACCCTCTATGGAGAGAAGTTTAGAAATGAAAGATTAAAGGAGAAGGCAGGAAGATGA
- a CDS encoding PTS fructose transporter subunit IIABC has product MEIRDLLKPELMIFDLQANDKMSAIEEIASKFFEKGYVKDKEDFKNGLIAREEEGSTALGESVAIPHTKNETVKEPAVLFARKVGGLDYEALDGEPTEIFFAIGAPAGENNLHVETLAELSKMIMKEGFIDDLKKCSSEEEVYGVIDKYSEKKKAPVVEETTNSDIKLLAVTACPNGIAHTYMAQEALEKAAKKAGVSIKVETNGSDGIKNRLTAKEIEEADAIIIAADKKVETNRFDGKRLIQRPVSDGIRKSDELIEKAIKGEGRIFTAEEGASKGSDDDGEGQSFWQKIYGDLMNGISHMLPFVIGGGILMAISFLVERFAGDESLAFTFLNGLGGDAFSFLIPILAGFIAMSIGDRPALMPGMVAGLMASRGAGFIGGLIGGFLAGYVVNLLKKAFRNLPKSVEGLKPMLIYPVFGLLIVGALMFFIIDPIFTGINTFINNWLMSLSGANMLLLGAILAGMMAIDMGGPINKAAYAFAIGAFTDTGIGTFMAAVMVGGMVPPIAIAIATTFFKDKFTEDQKKTTITNYILGLSFITEGAIPFAAAEPTKVIPASVIGSAIAGAIVGGFNISAPAPHGGIFVLPAMSSLSQALIFVGSVLVGAIVGGLIYGFIKKKD; this is encoded by the coding sequence GTGGAAATTAGAGATTTACTCAAGCCTGAACTGATGATATTTGACCTTCAGGCAAATGACAAGATGAGTGCAATTGAAGAAATAGCCTCAAAGTTTTTCGAAAAAGGTTATGTAAAAGATAAAGAAGACTTCAAAAATGGACTTATAGCAAGAGAAGAAGAAGGATCAACTGCCCTAGGTGAGTCAGTAGCCATCCCTCACACCAAAAACGAAACTGTTAAGGAACCTGCAGTTTTATTTGCAAGAAAAGTAGGAGGACTTGACTATGAAGCCTTAGACGGAGAGCCAACAGAAATATTTTTCGCCATAGGAGCACCAGCGGGAGAAAACAACCTCCATGTAGAAACCCTAGCCGAGCTTTCAAAAATGATTATGAAAGAAGGCTTCATCGATGATCTTAAGAAATGTTCTAGCGAAGAAGAAGTCTACGGAGTAATCGACAAATACTCAGAGAAAAAGAAGGCCCCAGTAGTTGAAGAAACTACAAATAGCGATATCAAATTACTAGCAGTAACAGCTTGTCCAAACGGTATAGCCCACACCTACATGGCCCAAGAAGCCCTAGAAAAGGCAGCCAAAAAGGCAGGGGTTTCAATCAAGGTCGAGACAAATGGGTCTGATGGAATAAAAAATAGACTAACAGCCAAGGAAATCGAAGAAGCTGATGCTATAATCATTGCAGCAGATAAGAAAGTCGAAACAAATAGGTTCGATGGCAAAAGACTTATCCAAAGACCAGTATCTGACGGAATCAGAAAAAGTGATGAACTAATCGAAAAGGCCATCAAGGGCGAAGGAAGAATCTTTACCGCAGAAGAAGGAGCAAGTAAGGGAAGTGATGACGATGGCGAAGGTCAAAGCTTCTGGCAAAAGATTTACGGAGACCTAATGAATGGAATTAGCCACATGCTACCATTTGTAATCGGTGGTGGAATCCTCATGGCAATCTCCTTCCTAGTAGAAAGATTCGCAGGAGATGAATCCCTTGCCTTCACTTTCCTAAATGGTCTTGGAGGGGATGCCTTTAGCTTCCTAATACCAATCCTTGCAGGCTTTATTGCCATGTCAATTGGAGATAGACCAGCCCTAATGCCTGGTATGGTTGCAGGACTTATGGCAAGCCGTGGAGCAGGCTTTATCGGTGGACTAATCGGAGGTTTCCTTGCAGGTTATGTAGTTAATTTACTAAAGAAAGCCTTCAGAAATCTTCCAAAATCAGTCGAAGGCCTAAAGCCAATGCTAATCTATCCAGTATTTGGTCTTTTAATCGTTGGAGCCTTGATGTTCTTTATCATAGACCCAATATTTACTGGAATCAATACCTTCATTAACAACTGGTTAATGAGCCTATCTGGAGCTAATATGCTTCTTCTAGGAGCAATCCTTGCAGGCATGATGGCAATAGATATGGGTGGTCCTATCAACAAGGCAGCTTACGCCTTCGCAATCGGAGCCTTCACAGATACAGGAATAGGAACCTTTATGGCAGCTGTAATGGTTGGAGGAATGGTTCCACCAATTGCAATAGCAATAGCAACAACATTTTTCAAAGATAAATTTACAGAAGATCAAAAGAAGACTACAATTACCAACTACATCTTGGGTCTAAGCTTTATAACAGAAGGAGCAATTCCTTTCGCAGCTGCGGAACCAACTAAGGTAATCCCAGCTAGTGTTATAGGATCAGCTATAGCAGGAGCAATAGTTGGAGGCTTTAACATATCAGCCCCAGCCCCACACGGAGGAATCTTCGTATTGCCAGCTATGTCAAGCCTAAGCCAAGCCCTAATCTTTGTAGGATCTGTATTAGTAGGTGCAATAGTTGGTGGTCTAATCTACGGATTTATCAAAAAGAAAGATTAA
- a CDS encoding ABC transporter substrate-binding protein, whose product MKKRNIFVSLALAGLLLTSCGNQDKKENTKTSDAPLKVAMYTEIDSLDPFNATAGDTKTIMDQVFDGLFDVDEDGNLVPDLCESYEISEDGLTYDFKLKEGVKFHNDKDFTADDVYYTYDILAGLTSGEPKSSKFAQIESMEVASPTEIKIKLKEKSNSFIYLNTQPIVQKDYEDNQTKPIGTGPFEFVSYTPGEGMKLKRFDDYHRKDHIAKFADVEILRIADRQTLIMALNNKDVDLATGLTNDELSQIEETCDIHSFPQNLVQVLGLNNDVKPFDDMKVRQAIAYAIDKDEIINTAAGGRASKLVSNFSPALKEYYNDMEEKYPYNPEKAKELLKEAGLEDGFSVKLTVPSDYKYHMDTAELIQAQLGKVGIDVTLDPIEFSTWLSKVYKDKDYEATVSGFVGYVDPIRVIDRYVSTNDKNFINYKSEGYDEAIKAAQSADNKEDIIQNVKDAQEFMAEDAGSVFLTDPDNNQALNKDLTGLKSYPVQKINLEDIEKKND is encoded by the coding sequence ATGAAAAAGAGAAACATATTCGTAAGCCTTGCCCTAGCAGGTCTACTGCTAACTTCTTGCGGCAATCAGGATAAGAAGGAAAATACCAAAACTAGCGATGCGCCACTTAAGGTAGCCATGTATACTGAAATCGATTCGCTCGATCCTTTCAATGCTACAGCAGGAGATACCAAGACAATCATGGATCAAGTATTTGATGGACTCTTCGATGTGGATGAAGATGGAAATCTAGTTCCTGACCTTTGTGAATCTTACGAGATAAGTGAAGATGGCCTTACTTATGATTTCAAATTAAAAGAAGGGGTCAAATTCCACAATGATAAGGACTTTACTGCAGATGATGTCTACTACACTTATGATATCCTAGCAGGACTAACAAGTGGAGAGCCAAAGTCTTCTAAGTTTGCCCAAATAGAATCAATGGAAGTAGCCTCTCCTACAGAAATTAAAATCAAATTAAAGGAAAAATCTAATTCCTTTATCTATCTAAATACTCAACCAATAGTTCAAAAAGACTATGAAGACAATCAGACAAAGCCAATAGGAACTGGTCCTTTCGAGTTTGTTTCCTACACACCAGGTGAGGGCATGAAGCTAAAAAGATTTGACGACTATCACAGAAAAGACCATATTGCGAAGTTTGCTGACGTAGAGATTCTAAGAATTGCCGACAGACAAACCCTAATCATGGCCCTAAACAACAAGGACGTTGACCTTGCTACAGGACTTACTAATGATGAGCTAAGCCAAATAGAAGAAACTTGCGATATCCATTCCTTCCCACAAAACTTAGTTCAAGTCCTAGGTCTTAATAACGATGTTAAGCCTTTCGATGATATGAAGGTAAGACAAGCTATTGCTTACGCAATCGATAAGGATGAAATCATAAACACAGCGGCAGGTGGCAGGGCAAGTAAGCTAGTATCAAACTTCTCCCCAGCCCTTAAAGAATATTACAATGATATGGAAGAAAAATACCCTTACAATCCGGAAAAGGCCAAGGAACTTTTAAAAGAAGCAGGCCTTGAGGACGGATTTTCTGTAAAACTAACTGTGCCAAGTGATTACAAATATCATATGGACACAGCAGAGCTAATCCAAGCCCAACTAGGTAAGGTAGGAATTGATGTAACACTTGATCCAATCGAGTTTTCTACTTGGCTAAGCAAGGTATACAAGGATAAGGACTATGAGGCTACAGTTTCAGGCTTTGTAGGTTATGTTGATCCAATCAGAGTAATCGATAGATATGTATCAACTAATGACAAAAACTTCATCAACTACAAGTCAGAAGGTTATGACGAGGCTATAAAGGCAGCCCAAAGTGCAGATAATAAGGAAGATATAATCCAAAATGTAAAAGATGCCCAAGAATTTATGGCAGAAGATGCAGGATCAGTCTTCCTAACAGACCCTGACAACAACCAAGCCCTAAACAAGGACCTCACAGGACTTAAGTCCTATCCAGTACAAAAGATAAATCTAGAGGATATAGAAAAGAAAAATGACTAA
- a CDS encoding ABC transporter permease, whose amino-acid sequence MTKAIVKKLLSIILTLFFVSVLIFLVFQIIPGNPAEIILGTEADPAQIKALERELGLDKSMFQRYISWIGGLLRLDMGESLKYRMPVSTLFLRKLPVTLTLTLYSLILSIIIAIPLSIQITLKSDKWYSSIITAITQLGISIPSFWLAFLLIYVFAVKLDIFDTLSYNAMAGGFLQRLKSFFLPSLAIAIPNISTIIRYMQAAILDEINKDYVRTARMKGMTLKEILYKHVLKNALIPVITVIGMSLTSSVGGSLIIENVFALPGIGSLIVASISSRDFPLIQSVVIAVAFLVIFINFIIDIAYGLIDPRIRGGK is encoded by the coding sequence ATGACTAAAGCAATTGTAAAAAAGCTCTTGTCTATAATATTGACTTTGTTCTTTGTATCTGTCCTAATATTTCTAGTATTTCAAATAATTCCAGGTAATCCTGCCGAAATAATACTAGGGACAGAGGCAGATCCAGCCCAAATAAAGGCTCTCGAAAGGGAGCTTGGGCTTGATAAGTCAATGTTTCAAAGATATATATCTTGGATAGGAGGGCTTTTGAGATTAGATATGGGAGAAAGCCTTAAATATAGGATGCCTGTAAGCACACTCTTTCTAAGAAAGCTACCAGTAACCCTAACCTTAACCCTTTACTCCCTAATCCTATCTATAATAATAGCAATCCCACTTTCAATTCAAATCACCTTGAAGTCTGATAAGTGGTATTCATCAATCATAACGGCCATAACCCAGCTTGGTATTTCTATACCTTCATTTTGGTTGGCCTTTTTGCTAATTTATGTATTTGCAGTTAAGCTTGATATATTCGATACCCTTTCCTACAATGCCATGGCGGGAGGATTCTTACAAAGACTTAAGAGCTTCTTTCTTCCTTCCCTTGCCATAGCCATACCTAATATTTCTACCATAATTAGGTATATGCAGGCCGCAATCTTAGATGAAATCAACAAGGACTATGTAAGGACAGCGAGGATGAAGGGGATGACCCTTAAGGAAATCTTATACAAACACGTCCTAAAAAACGCCCTAATTCCTGTAATTACAGTAATAGGAATGAGTCTTACATCAAGTGTTGGAGGCTCTTTAATTATAGAAAATGTTTTCGCCCTACCGGGGATTGGCTCTTTGATAGTAGCATCTATCTCATCGAGAGACTTTCCTTTGATCCAGTCAGTTGTAATAGCTGTGGCCTTCTTGGTAATTTTCATAAATTTCATCATAGACATAGCCTACGGCCTAATTGACCCAAGAATAAGAGGTGGAAAATGA
- a CDS encoding ABC transporter ATP-binding protein yields MDEILRIDHITKIFKDSSLLFRKKDKVALDDVTFAVKKGEIFGLVGESGSGKTTLSNIILRLVKETSGTIYFKDKDISKFTKEELKDYRKNVQVVFQNPYQALNPKKTIGFSLREILKIHDLYEDGGEEKIREILEEIEMEVDVLDYLPSKLSGGQKQRIAIAAALLIDPEFLIIDEGVSALDVSIQAQILNLIKELQEIHQFTTFFISHDLNVIAYLSDRIGVLYNGKLVDLFKTEDIGKEERADYTKELFKSIRI; encoded by the coding sequence ATGGATGAGATTTTAAGAATTGATCATATTACAAAAATCTTCAAGGATTCCTCCCTGCTTTTTAGAAAAAAAGATAAAGTCGCCCTAGATGATGTAACTTTTGCTGTGAAGAAGGGCGAAATCTTTGGTCTTGTAGGAGAAAGCGGATCTGGTAAGACGACCCTATCAAATATTATCCTAAGGCTAGTCAAGGAAACTAGTGGGACTATTTACTTTAAGGATAAGGATATTAGTAAATTCACCAAGGAAGAGCTCAAAGACTATAGGAAAAATGTCCAAGTGGTCTTCCAAAATCCTTACCAAGCCCTTAATCCCAAAAAGACTATAGGATTTTCCCTAAGAGAAATCCTTAAAATCCACGACCTCTATGAGGACGGAGGAGAGGAGAAGATAAGGGAAATACTTGAAGAAATCGAGATGGAAGTTGACGTCCTAGACTATCTTCCTAGTAAGCTTTCTGGAGGACAGAAACAGAGGATTGCCATAGCTGCAGCCCTTCTTATAGATCCTGAATTTCTTATAATAGATGAGGGAGTAAGCGCACTTGATGTAAGTATCCAGGCCCAAATCCTAAATCTTATCAAAGAACTTCAAGAAATACACCAATTTACTACATTTTTCATATCCCACGACCTTAATGTAATAGCATATCTATCAGATAGGATAGGGGTCCTCTACAATGGGAAATTGGTAGATCTCTTCAAGACAGAAGATATAGGAAAAGAAGAAAGGGCAGATTATACCAAGGAGCTTTTTAAGTCTATTAGAATTTAA
- a CDS encoding ABC transporter ATP-binding protein, whose product MKLLEVKDLTVAFPTENGDKNAVNHLSFDLHENDFVGLVGESGCGKTVATQTILGIQPQAAIVKSGSVKLRDIEVLGLSDKEWKKYRSRNIATVFQEPGSALNPLMKVGKQIEEVLKIHYDFDKEKRKKLVLETMEKCGLKDVESLYNKYPHELSGGMQQRIIIAMSLIANPNVLIADEPTTALDAKVQAQIIDLFKEISMIYKGAIVFISHDLNLIERISKTVMIMYAGRIVERGKTSDVVANPLHPYTKALLKAVPNFRKRGEKLYNIKGHVPDLKNRPNTGCPFADRCDHVMDICRESFPETTREKDREVNCHLYGGNNG is encoded by the coding sequence ATGAAATTATTAGAAGTAAAAGACCTTACGGTAGCCTTCCCCACAGAAAATGGGGATAAGAACGCAGTAAATCACCTATCCTTTGATCTACATGAAAATGACTTCGTGGGTCTTGTAGGAGAAAGTGGCTGCGGCAAGACCGTAGCTACCCAAACCATCCTAGGGATCCAGCCCCAAGCGGCAATCGTTAAGTCAGGCTCAGTTAAGCTAAGGGACATAGAAGTTTTGGGCCTAAGTGATAAAGAGTGGAAGAAGTACAGATCACGTAATATAGCCACAGTCTTTCAAGAACCTGGCTCTGCCCTAAATCCCTTGATGAAGGTTGGTAAGCAAATCGAAGAAGTCTTAAAAATCCACTATGATTTTGATAAGGAAAAAAGAAAGAAACTTGTCCTAGAAACTATGGAAAAATGTGGGCTTAAAGATGTAGAAAGCCTCTATAATAAGTATCCCCACGAGCTTTCTGGAGGAATGCAACAAAGGATAATAATAGCTATGAGCCTTATAGCAAATCCCAATGTTCTTATAGCAGATGAGCCGACTACAGCCCTTGATGCCAAGGTCCAAGCCCAGATTATAGATCTCTTTAAAGAAATTTCTATGATTTACAAGGGAGCTATAGTTTTTATTAGCCATGACCTTAACTTAATAGAGCGAATCTCAAAGACTGTTATGATAATGTATGCGGGAAGGATTGTCGAAAGAGGGAAGACAAGCGATGTAGTAGCAAATCCCCTCCATCCTTATACGAAAGCCCTCCTAAAGGCTGTGCCAAACTTTAGAAAAAGAGGAGAGAAGCTATACAATATCAAAGGCCATGTGCCTGACCTAAAAAACAGGCCTAACACAGGTTGTCCTTTCGCCGACAGATGTGACCATGTTATGGATATATGTAGGGAAAGCTTCCCAGAAACTACGAGAGAGAAGGACCGCGAGGTAAACTGCCATCTCTATGGAGGAAATAATGGATGA